The DNA window GTTCGGCGTTCGCCGAAGACTCCCCCGAAGCCTACGAGCGGCTCATCCTCGATGTGTTGCTCGGCGAACCGTCGTTGTTCCCGGTCAACCGCGAGGTCGAATTCTCCTGGGAGATCCTGGATCCCGTACTGGATTACTGGGCGTCGCAAGGCAGGCCCGAGGCCTACGAGTCCGGCACGTGGGGACCCGAGTCGGCCGACGAGATGCTGCACCGCATGGGCCGGGAATGGAGGCGGCCGTAATGATCGTTGACCTACCGAACGCGACAACCAATGACATCAACAAGAAGATCACCGGCCTTCGCGAAGAAGGCGGCGCGATCACGCTGAGCCGGGTGCTCACGCTCGTCATCTCGCTTCACTCCGATGGCCTGCTCGAGGATTCCATCGAGGCGGCCAACTTCGCCAGCCGCGAGCACCCGTGCCGGGTGATCGTCGTGGTGGCCGGTGATCGGGATGCGACCCAACCGCGTCTGGACGCCCAGCTGCGCGTCGGCGGGGATGCCGGAGCGGGCGAAGTCGTCGCCTTGCACCTGCACGGCGAACTTGCCGACCACGCAAGCAGCGTCGTACTGCCGTTCCTGTTGCCGGACACACCGGTGGTAGCTTGGTGGCCCGCCGGCGGACCTGATGATCCATCGCGAGACCCACTGGGACAGTTGGCGATTCGACGGATCACCAATGCGACGGATTGCGCGGATCCGATGGCTGCGATCAAGAGCCGCCTCGCCGGGTACACCTCCGGAGACACCGATCTGGCGTGGGCGCGCATCACCTACTGGCGTGCGCTGCTGACGGCTGCACTCGATCAGCCGCCGTACGAGCCCGTCACCTCGGCGGTGGTATCCGGGCTTCGCGACGAGCCGTCGCTCGACGTCCTCGCCGGTTGGCTCGCCGCCCGGATCGACGGCCCCGTGCAACGAGAGATCGGCGAATTGAAGGTGGAGCTGATCCGCAGCAGCGAGACCATCACACTGCGCAGGCCGCAGACCGGTGTCACCGCGACGATCAGCCGCACCGCGAAACCGGACTCGTTGATCCCGTTGGCCCGTCGGGAGGCCAAGGAGTGCCTCGCGGAGGACCTGCGCAGGCTTGACGCCGACGAGATCTACCACGAGGCGCTGAAGGGGATCGAGAAGGTGCAGTACGTATGAGCACTATCATCGAGAAGTACTCGGACACAGCCGCTTTGGTTGCAGCGGCGGGAGATCGACTCGTGGCGGCGATCACCGATGCGATCGACCAACGGGGCCGCGCACTCATCGTGCTCACCGGCGGTGGCACCGGGACCGGGCTGCTCAAGCGGGTGCGCGAGCAGGCTGACGGAATCGACTGGTCGAAGGTCCACCTGTTCTGGGGCGATGATCGCTTCGTGCCCGCCGATGACGACGAACGCAACGAGAAGCAGGCGCGCGAGGCGCTGATCGACCACATCGATATCCCCGCGGCCAATGTCCACGTAATGGCGCCCAGCGGTGGCGCGTTCGGAGACGACCTCGACGCGGCCGCGGCGGCATATGGACGCGTGCTGGTCGAGAACGCCGACGAAGGGCAGCCCGGCCCCGATTTCGACGTCCACCTGCTGGGGATGGGCGGCGAGGGACATATCAACTCGCTGTTCCCGGATACTCCCGCAGTACGGGAAACCAGCCAGTTGGTGATCGGCGTGTCCGACTCCCCCAAACCGCCGCCGCAACGAATCACCCTGACGCTGCCCGCTGTTCAGCGGTCACGTGAGGTGTGGTTGGTGGTGTCGGGTGAGGCGAAGGCCGACGCGGTGGCCGCGGCGGTCGGGGGCGCCAGCCCCGTCGACGTGCCCGCCGCGGGCGGCGTCGGCCGCGACGCGACGGTCTGGCTGCTCGATGAGGCAGCAGCTTCCAAGCTGTAGCTGTCGTCGCAGCTGAGTTATCCCCAATAGGGCTCTATCCACCGTTGGGCCTTGAGCTGGTCGTCGGGTGGTCGGTAGACGGTTCGTGTCAAAACTATGTTCGATCGACTCGTGAGTACCGCCCTCACCAGCCGGGCTGGGGCGGTGGTCGGGGCGTGGGCGCGGGTGGAAAACGCCGCGTGCGCGCCCTGCTGTCACTCTCGCCATCCCGGAAACCGGCGTCATAGTCTGCGGCCCGCCTCGCCGAATCCGTTGCGAGAGTTCTGCGCCACAGCTCACCTGGGCATTGGCGGGGCGGCATGTCCCCTCCGCACATCGTCATATCTGGTTCAGACGACCAGTCCGCCCCGGACGTTCCCGCGTGTGTGGTCAAATGACCGTCATGGCGGACAAGGGTGTTAGTCGGCCCGGGCCCCGAAGTGGCCGGGAACGGATCCAGAAACTGGCACAGGCTGCACTGAACGCCGACGTCACGGTCGAGCAGGTCGACACCATCCTCGCCGGGCTGACCGAGACTCTGGCCGACCTGGACAACTCAACATCGAACCTCGACGCGACGTTGGAGCGCTTCAACGTCACGATCAACAGCATCAATGAGCTCGCGCCTCGCCTCATTGCGGTCGTCGATCGGCTCGAAGGCATTGTGGCACGCGTCGAGCGCATCGTGGGCATCGGCGAATCCGTCATTTCACCGTTGGCCGCGACCGAGCAGGCCGTCCGCGGCGCGGTCAACAGGGTGCGCAAGACCACCGGCCTCTAGTGTCGGCGACCCTCCCGGTTCCGCAGCCCCCGTTCGCCGATGGAGTCGGCCTCCCCTGGGATGTATCGGTTGACGACGCCGTCGCCGCGATCGCCGCAGCGCGCACACGATACGGCGACACGTTCGCCGTGCGCAGCGGGGATGACCATTACCTGTTTACATTCTCGCCCACGGGGGTTGAAGCGTTCTACGGTCTTCCCGAGGCGAAAGCCAGCAAGGGCGTGGCCGACTTCCTCATGCTGCGCCGCAAGCTTCCCGACGAGATCTTCGATGGCAGGCGCGTTCTTCCGACGTCATTGTTCCGCCGAGACAACGTCACCTCGTATCTCGCCAATCTCGACCGCGCCTTGGCGCATACGGAGGCCGAGTTGGGATCCGAAGGGACCGTGGATCTCTTCGGCCTCACCCGTCGCCTTGGCCACCGGATGGGCTTGGCATCCTGGGCGGGACCCGGTTGCGCAGAGGGAACCCCGTTCGAGCGGTTGGTCGTGGCTTTCGAAACCCTCGACGGTTCGGACGCATTCGTACATCCAGATGCGATGGCGGCCGTGGCCGCTTCGGACAAGCAGGCCGAGCGGGCCGCGCTCGATGAAGTTGTCGCCGTCATCGAAACCGCAGTGCACACATCGGATTCCAACTGCACAGCCGAAGAGGATCTGTTCGGCCGGATAGTGAATGCCTGGTCATCGGAACCGGATGACGTGCGGCTGCGCGGAATCGCCCTGGACGTGGCGCTGATCCACATCGCCTCCATGTCGAATCTGATGGCGGCGCTGGGCTGGGCGCTCGTCGACCTACTCGAACACCCGCTGCCGGCCCAACGGGTGGCCAGCGGTGACCAGGAGTTCGCCCAGCGGTGCGCACTGGAGAGCACCAGGCTCGCCCAGCGGTCGATCATGTCTCGCTCCGTGCTGTCTCCAGTGGACCTCGACACCGGCGACCGGATCTATCGCGTCCCCGCCGGTTGGACCATCGCCACGCTGTTGCCGCTGCTGAATACCTCGGCCGCACCGGACCTGCAGGCCTGGGAGCCCGACCGCTGGCACCGATATCGGCTCGCCGATGCGGCATCGCTGCCATCGCCGATGCTGGTCACGGCATTCGGACACGGTAAGCATTCGTGTCCCGCTCAGCCGTTCTCGCTGGCGGCGATGACCACGGCGATGACCCGCCTGTTGGGCGCCTACGAGATGTCTCCGGATTGGCCGCACTATCCACGGCCGGTGTCGGCGCAGATCGGTGGTGTCGCGCGATCTGCCGATCCTTGCCCGGTGAACTACGTCAGCCGCTGATCAGACGAAATCCGAGCCGCCGTCGACGTTGACGGTGGCCCCGGTGACATAGCCGTTGCGCTTCGACGCGAGATAGACGGTGATCGATGCGATCTCTTCGGGCAGGCCGGCACGCCCGAGATCGCACGGCTGATGAAAGTTGTTGTCGATCCACGTCATCACGTCGGTGGGATCTCCTGCGTCGAGTCCGTCCGCGGCCAGGATATCGGAGAGCACTTCGGTGAAGCTTGCGGTGACGATGGTGCCAGGACAGACGCAGTTGACCAGAATTCCGTCCTTGGCAAGGCTTTTCGACAGATTCTTGGTGACGCTGCTCAGCGCCGCCTTCGATGCCGTATAGGCGACGATCCGTGGGTTCTGCCGTTGAATCGAATGAGCCGACAAGGTCACGATCCTTCCCCACTCCGCGGCCCGCAGCATCGGCAGCGCGGCCCGGATCGACCGCACTCCCGACATCGTGCCCAACGCGAACGTCTCCTCCCACTGCGCGTCGTCCATCTCCTCGAAGTACCCGTCGCCCGGCCCGATTGTGTGAACCAGGCTGTTCAGTCCGCCCCACCGCTGCGCAACGGTCTCGAAGCCCGCGGCGATCGACTCGGCGTCCGACATGTCGACGCTGATTCCGACGGCATCCGGCGCCCCCGCGTCACGCAGCTGCTCCACCGCTTCGTCAAGGGCTCCGGCACCTCGCGCCATCACCGCAACCTTGGCGCCCTCTTCTGCGAACGTCGTCGCGATGGCCAGGCCCATGCCCTTGCTGCCACCCGTCACGACGGCCGTCGATCCCGTCAAACCCAAGTCCATCGCGTCACCTTCCGTAGGGCCCTACGACACCGA is part of the Mycolicibacterium tusciae JS617 genome and encodes:
- the opcA gene encoding glucose-6-phosphate dehydrogenase assembly protein OpcA; translated protein: MIVDLPNATTNDINKKITGLREEGGAITLSRVLTLVISLHSDGLLEDSIEAANFASREHPCRVIVVVAGDRDATQPRLDAQLRVGGDAGAGEVVALHLHGELADHASSVVLPFLLPDTPVVAWWPAGGPDDPSRDPLGQLAIRRITNATDCADPMAAIKSRLAGYTSGDTDLAWARITYWRALLTAALDQPPYEPVTSAVVSGLRDEPSLDVLAGWLAARIDGPVQREIGELKVELIRSSETITLRRPQTGVTATISRTAKPDSLIPLARREAKECLAEDLRRLDADEIYHEALKGIEKVQYV
- the pgl gene encoding 6-phosphogluconolactonase, translating into MSTIIEKYSDTAALVAAAGDRLVAAITDAIDQRGRALIVLTGGGTGTGLLKRVREQADGIDWSKVHLFWGDDRFVPADDDERNEKQAREALIDHIDIPAANVHVMAPSGGAFGDDLDAAAAAYGRVLVENADEGQPGPDFDVHLLGMGGEGHINSLFPDTPAVRETSQLVIGVSDSPKPPPQRITLTLPAVQRSREVWLVVSGEAKADAVAAAVGGASPVDVPAAGGVGRDATVWLLDEAAASKL
- a CDS encoding cytochrome P450, with protein sequence MSATLPVPQPPFADGVGLPWDVSVDDAVAAIAAARTRYGDTFAVRSGDDHYLFTFSPTGVEAFYGLPEAKASKGVADFLMLRRKLPDEIFDGRRVLPTSLFRRDNVTSYLANLDRALAHTEAELGSEGTVDLFGLTRRLGHRMGLASWAGPGCAEGTPFERLVVAFETLDGSDAFVHPDAMAAVAASDKQAERAALDEVVAVIETAVHTSDSNCTAEEDLFGRIVNAWSSEPDDVRLRGIALDVALIHIASMSNLMAALGWALVDLLEHPLPAQRVASGDQEFAQRCALESTRLAQRSIMSRSVLSPVDLDTGDRIYRVPAGWTIATLLPLLNTSAAPDLQAWEPDRWHRYRLADAASLPSPMLVTAFGHGKHSCPAQPFSLAAMTTAMTRLLGAYEMSPDWPHYPRPVSAQIGGVARSADPCPVNYVSR
- a CDS encoding SDR family NAD(P)-dependent oxidoreductase; translation: MDLGLTGSTAVVTGGSKGMGLAIATTFAEEGAKVAVMARGAGALDEAVEQLRDAGAPDAVGISVDMSDAESIAAGFETVAQRWGGLNSLVHTIGPGDGYFEEMDDAQWEETFALGTMSGVRSIRAALPMLRAAEWGRIVTLSAHSIQRQNPRIVAYTASKAALSSVTKNLSKSLAKDGILVNCVCPGTIVTASFTEVLSDILAADGLDAGDPTDVMTWIDNNFHQPCDLGRAGLPEEIASITVYLASKRNGYVTGATVNVDGGSDFV